A portion of the Sabethes cyaneus chromosome 3, idSabCyanKW18_F2, whole genome shotgun sequence genome contains these proteins:
- the LOC128744182 gene encoding LOW QUALITY PROTEIN: D-2-hydroxyglutarate dehydrogenase, mitochondrial-like (The sequence of the model RefSeq protein was modified relative to this genomic sequence to represent the inferred CDS: substituted 1 base at 1 genomic stop codon) produces the protein MLNTPKVAAGIKILQRFFNIPRRKMHEIPLSKDRYGIERGPYATITEQDISQLGKILSAKNQILLGAEETAGYNRDYFRYVRGLGTLVLKPRSTEEVSAVLRYCNGRRLAVSVFGGNTGVCGGSVPVFDEIVLSMELMNRIVAIDEYSGFLVCEAGCVLAKLEEELSAKGMIMPLDLGSKHSCQIGGNLATNAGGIRLMRYGNLHGSVLGLEAVTANGEVIDLMSNFKKDNTGYHLKHLFIGSEGTLGVITRVAVSCPVASTTQSVMLLGLNTFDAVRQTFLEAKKQLGEILTSCELFDQEAMQCTVEHLKTSAPIDTFPFYILLETTGLHKKHDEEKVQNFMESSIDANIVSDGIITSEPSKVEKLWQLRERIPSATYSNNFCLTYDLSLPLNQFYDIVPAMRERVGHLVNVVCGFGHIGDSNLHLNIAGDTLTEEVQRLVEPYVYEFTAKLKGSVSAEHGIGLLKPGYLKYSKSVEAIALMKQLKLMMDPNGILNPYKVLIXETANK, from the exons ATGCTTAACACACCAAAGGTAGCTGCTGGCATAAAAATTCTTCAGCGATTTTTCAACATTCCAAGAAGGAAGATGCATGAAATTCCTCTATCAAAG GATCGTTACGGCATTGAAAGGGGCCCATATGCCACCATCACGGAGCAGGACATCAGCCAGTTAGGAAAAATCCTATCGGCCAAAAATCAAATCCTACTAGGAGCTGAGGAGACCGCTGGGTACAATCGAGACTATTTCCGGTACGTCCGAGGACTCGGAACGCTCGTATTAAAACCACGCAGCACGGAAGAGGTTTCCGCTGTTCTGCGCTATTGCAACGGGCGTCGGTTGGCCGTTTCCGTTTTCGGAGGCAACACCGGAGTTTGCGGTGGCTCTGTGCCAGTGTTCGACGAAATCGTCCTTTCGATGGAGCTGATGAATCGAATCGTTGCCATCGATGAATACTCCGGATTCCTGGTGTGTGAGGCCGGTTGTGTTTTGGCTAAACTTGAGGAAGAACTATCGGCGAAGGGGATGATCATGCCTCTCGATCTTGGATCAAAGCATTCGTGCCAGATTGGAGGAAACCTAGCCACTAACGCTGGTGGCATTCGGCTGATGCGTTATGGTAATCTTCACGGATCGGTTCTGGGTTTGGAAGCCGTCACGGCCAACGGAGAGGTTATAGATCTCATGTCCAACTTCAAAAAAGATAACACCGGTTATCATCTTAAGCACTTGTTTATTGGATCGGAAGGAACGCTTGGTGTTATTACGCGTGTGGCGGTGTCTTGTCCTGTGGCTTCGACGACGCAAAGCGTCATGCTTTTGGGTTTAAACACGTTCGATGCTGTGCGACAAACCTTTTTGGAAGCCAAAAAGCAACTTGGGGAAATTCTCACTTCATGTGAATTGTTTGATCAAGAAGCTATGCAGTGCACcgttgaacatttgaaaacatcAGCTCCCATCGATACTTTTCCTTTTTATATTTTACTCGAAACAACCGGTTTGCATAAGAAACATGATGAAGAAAAGGTTCAAAATTTTATGGAATCTTCAATAGATGCAAATATAGTAAGCGATGGAATCATAACTAGTGAACCATCTAAGGTTGAG AAATTGTGGCAACTGCGGGAACGAATACCGTCTGCAACCTACAGTAATAACTTTTGTTTGACGTATGATTTATCGCTACCGTTAAACCAATTTTATGACATTGTCCCTGCAATGAGGGAACGAGTTGGTCATCTGGTGAATGTTGTTTGTGGCTTCGGACATATAG GCGATAGCAATCTTCATCTTAACATAGCCGGCGACACACTTACCGAGGAGGTTCAAAGACTAGTTGAACCATACGTTTACGAATTTACCGCCAAGCTCAAAGGCAGCGTTAGCGCCGAACACGGAATTGGTCTACTGAAACCCGGTTACCTAAAGTATTCAAAGTCGGTTGAAGCAATTGCGCTTATGAAACAATTAAAGTTAATGATGGATCCTAACGGTATACTGAATCCATACAAAGTTTTAATCTAGGAAACAGCGAACAAATAA
- the LOC128743301 gene encoding protein bcn92, with amino-acid sequence MSNVANKMKVLTLYKQMLRESQKFSSYNYRMYALRRIRDAFRDNKSLSDSSKIESELEYGQRNLDIIKRQVLVGQLFQADKLVIEK; translated from the exons atgtCCAACGTCGCCAACAAGATGAAGGTCCTAACATTATACAAGCAAATGCTCCGTGAGTCGCAAAAATTCAGCTCCTACAATTACCG GATGTACGCCCTTCGCCGCATCAGAGATGCATTTCGTGATAACAAGAGCCTGAGTGATTCATCCAAAATCGAATCTGAACTAGAGTACGGACAGCGGAATTTGGATATAATTAAACGGCAG GTACTTGTCGGTCAGCTGTTTCAAGCGGATAAATTGGTTATCGAAAAATAG